The DNA sequence ATCATGGGCACAGCACCATTTTATGACTAAGTACTGTCTAGCTCTCCTAATTCAGCTGGCTGACTGTACAGCGGTGCAATGCAATCTTACACATCATCAATTTAACATCCTGCACTTATTTAGGAAGGGTTTTAGCAGGGAGAGATACCACAAGGCTTCCTCTAGCCTAggagaattttaaatttattgtcTTAAAACTGAGCTCCTGCCCCACCTTAGTTTATTCCCTTCAAGCTTACCGAGACGTTTAGCTATCAAGCAAGGTGACATCCTGCCATCAGTCACTTGTATCATCATAAGACATGATGGATGCTCAAGTGGCCTCTCAACTATGCTAGTTCTGCAAGAGATAGAGTAAAATATTGTTCATGTCTCATGGGAATGCATGGAGCCtcccaaagcaaacagaacGTAGAACTGCACGTGATCAAATCTGTTACCTTCCCAATCATCACGCTGCTTGACCTCACCCTCAGCAAGGGAATGTTAGAAGTTTAATTCTCTAAAGTTTAAGACTAACATTTTTACAAGTATTGTATAAAGACTTGatattattttacagaaatctATCCGattaaatggatttttcaaTAGCTTCCAACCTCTCATTTAATGAGGCTGCTGTTTATTCTAGCAAGCCAAAACTTCATGAAACCTTTTCCTCCAAATCCTTGCTTGACTTAGAAAAATTCTCTCAATTCACCCCGTCCTTCCTGATCTCCATTTCTTTCTTAATCAGCTCTGAAATTCATTTAGGATTccttcacagcacagctgcttccaCCCTCCAAGTCCCTCTGTACTTGTTGGCATCCCCCTCTCATTAAGGGCTTCCAGCAGCATCTGCACACACAATCCCTGCTTTCATTATCCATGATTCAACCACACACAACAATAATGAAAACTCTTTTTCTCCAAGATGTGTGTGGTACCCAATGAAGGACTAGTTTTTAGTTTGgaatctctttttcttttgttaatctTTTATATGTCAGACTTAGTCTGATAATTAGAATCCATCAAAATCATGCGTCAATCCCATTTCAGCCACTAATGATACAGCCTGGACTGCCTGGCCATAGGGTGTCCTTAACACAGAGCTCTCTATCAAAATGAATTTGACTTTTACAGGCAAAGTAGCATGAGAAACTAAGGGATCTCTTAAGAAATCTTGTATCTTTTCTTCAACACAAAGGTAACTTGCTACTTTTCCATTCAAGATCAAAGAAGGGAAATTACACAAGGAGACAAAGATAGaagaaagagaggcagaatatttGAAGCTTCAATTTTCtaacactttttctttcagatcaCTACAATCACTGAATTCACTCTATAgagaaagaagattaaaaaaaggaggTTATATATGGCCAAAAAAGGACTCTGGGAACTTGGCTGATGTGTTTAAAGCTACTGTACTTTACAGTTCTTATTTCAGAAGTAAAAtgataaacaaaaaacaaagcactttTAATCTTCAAAGCAATGTATGATCAATAACAACTTCACAGCACTTGATATTTAGGGATCATAATCTGTATTTTACTCCAGGAAAGAAAGATGTGTACAGAATGAGTGATCTGCCCGGGTCCAACACTGAACTGGGGATGGAACTCACACATCACAAGCTTGTTTGTTAAACACAAACCCATGCTTTCATTTAGCAGTTGTTCTTTTGTTATCAGTTTTTATTTGAGGAAAtcattattataataaatagattatggagttttttttttccagctcctgcagaaacaTTTGAAACGGTGTTGGAAGTACATCCCAGGattatttaacaaaatatttagcACAACACACCAATTAACTTACTATGCCTGAAATCAATCTATCTATTTCAAGAGGTTACTTAACTATCTGTGAGGGTCAACACATGAATTGCTTCacatcagcagcagcttccttgtTAAATCACATTTATGGTCAGGGCATTCTGCAGGACACAGCCACTCCCTGGGTAGAGCTGATTTCTGACCCTTCACAGTTCTGAGAAGTCTGACCCGACACACTGAGTCTTGCAATACTGGTGCTGATCTGAGTCTCATCTTTGTCCACCTAAACCACCAGAGATCCTTccaagagcagaagcagcaggatgtTGGAAAGATGTTCAGTCAAAGATCAATTTAATTGGAATGTTACAACTGCCTGCAGTACGGGTATTTGcaaaaatcctgaaatatttacaaaactattttaaaaagtttctcCTGGAAACTTGCACCTCTCAaactacaaggaaaaaaatatttccatgtcaTTGTACTGTAAACTTTTTGTGAGTGCTGAGAGATTTAATTTACATAATAAAGCTGCAAGCAGGCTGGGGGTGTATGGGGAGAGAGTTCCTTAGCACCAGTAatgagcagaaaggaaaagaaggcagCTCCAGTCCCCACAGACTGTTTTGCTTCCCATAATTTTAGAGTCTAATAATGCCTCTTAATAAGCTGCTCCCAGCTATGAAGCTGCAATCAGCCTTTGTCAGAGAACACAATGCTGTCCCAGACAGGAAAATAGGTCTGCTGGCATGGACAAAAGACCCCTCCTCAATAAAGGCTTTCtaataacagggaaaaaaaagttctatcagtgaaaaacaaattatgctATCTATATCATGTATCCTTTCATTTCTTAAACGCTAGATGTCAAAAGTATTAAAGCAAAATAGAGTCTAGAAACACATTTTCTAGTCTACTCCAGTTTTCTAGGCAAACGTGCTAATTTATAGGGTATTTATGCCCTGTAAGTGCACTCTAAATGATGACTGACCAcgttaattttctgtttatagTCAATGCTACCCACTTAGTCTCTGAGATAAAAATTCAACTGCATGAGATTTCAAATCATCCTAAGGCAAGTTTGTTCAGGATCCAGTGGAGACACAGACCCTCCCctctccacagcagcaccactgagATTGAATAACCCTTGCACTGATCACACAACGGGAGCTTTCCCCCCgcttttaaaacttgtttctaCTTGCAAGCTATTTCATGCCCCCTCTGAAATAACAGCAGCGTGCAGTTATACACCAGAGCTGAAGGAAGAGCCAGGAAGAGCATCTCACTGCCATGTCCTATCAATTCCTGTCCTTTCAATACACAAGGTTAAATGACTCCAGAAGCCTCCCCACAGGGCTGCCATTGTcctcagtcagggctgggacaCAAAGTGCTCATTCATGTGCACAGCAAACAAGCATTCAAGGGCCAGTGATCAGCATCCAGGCTCATTTTGGGTCTTCTGCAAACAGTTTGTAGAAAGATGGCATTTCAATAAACTACATCCATTTTCCAAAGCTTCAATGCTTTCCTAGCACAAACTACTTAGTAGGGAGTCCAGACAAAATTAAGACAATGTgaagaaccaaaaaaaatcatcaggagCACTTCGTTAAAAGATCTGTTTGCTACAACCACATGCAAAAAGATTAAGTTTTAATAGTTAGAGAAATACACATTCAGAAAAGTTCAAAACAGCTGACTCTTTCCAAAGACAGTCATACCATGCTTTTGTTTTAGAGTTCCACTTAGTGTTCAGCCTCAGAGCTTGTATTACTTAAAGGGTACAGACACCAAGGTTCCAAAGTGCACTTAAGGCTGTTTACTTCATATCTTCTGGTTAAGGACCCAAGAGATTTAGGgcttgggtttttgttttgctttgctttttttcaacatgttagaaatagaaaaatcaaaTGCAGTATGACCAAAATCCAATGCTGCTGATAACTGGAGACACAAGCCTCACGAACCTCTTCattgttttgccttttctacTTCAACACTTGCAAGAGCAAAGACTTTGTCTCCTGAtcctgaggggggaaaaagcattttcagtaaGTATTAGTGGAAATTGTGAATTACCTTATATACAATTTAAAtcaagcaaaacattttgagaTCCAAAGAAATCAAACCTACATTGTGAAAACCAGAATACTtgagctaattaaaaaaaaaacaaaacacacaagcTTGCCAGGTCTAGAGCAGCCATGTCCTGCTGTACTTCGTGTTTGTAGCTGGAATGGTGTTGGTGACACCCCCACACACAGAGCTACTGCCAAAGCCCCCTCTTGAAGGAGAGAGTTCTCACCTTGCTTACACTtccagggagggcagagctgaaAGGTAGGGCACCCAGACAGTTTATTTGTACCCTGAGTTAGTCTGGCACGTTCCTGCCATTCATAGCTCTTTCATCCCAGTTTCAACTACTACTACAATGAACTGTCGTGCTTATTTAATGCCTTTTGTAACTCAGCTCTTGATCTTGTCGACACAATCAGAGGTATGACAATCATGGCAGGAAAGTGCTTTAAAGCAGTATTTTGACAATGTGCCAATAACTGCCAAATTCTGTGCCTCAAGCAGAGGACACCTCCTGAAAGAGAGTctttaatgcaaaaaaagatctgtgtttaattctaagagcagcatctctgcttGAGACAGAGATTCAAGCCTTCAGCATAATGGACACCCTTGGCATTTTATGGACGTTTGGcactggatttatttttcctcataatAGTGCATCAGAGTGTCATTGTTATTAAaacatatattaatatttaatggcATGAATCTCTTGTTCATATATTCTCTTTCATAGAGGAACCAGACATACTTCTATTAATCAGTGTTCAATGAGGCAAAGGAATCAGAAGTTATGAGAATGAAAACttaccaaggtcagtggagacTCTCTCAAACTGGCTCAGGGCTGTACCAGCATTTGTTGACAAGAACATCTCATCATCACCAGTGAGCTAAATGAAAAAACACCACAACTGTGAAGCCAATACCTTAACTGTGCACATTCCCACCATCTACTTGTGCATCTACACAAGCTAGGACAGATGACAGCATTGTCCATTTGCAGCTTTTAAGTGGCAGTGTTATCTACCATACTAAAGtctaaaacaaaaacagaagcTACTTCCCCTAGCACTGAATTTTccctccctggctcctgtcagCCCAGGCAGGACAGCATGTGCAGTGTCAGACATGCCTGCACGTGCAAGTTTCAAGTTGATTTCCAGTgatcattttttattaaaaggtCACACTGTACCTGTGTACCTAAACGATGCCAAGGTGTCAATAACTTTTTTGTAACATGGTCAGTACAGTAATGAATTAAGATCTAAGCTTCCTATCATCTactgaggaaagcaaaaaaaagcagTCACTGCCAGCTTTGACCATGTTAAGAGCCACTGACCTAGAAATGGTTCTCTTGCTTGAAAGTAACATTTCCTCAtgtatattttacttttatgtaTGTGCTCTGATGCCTTGTGACAGATGcccataaaatatttacaataatgAAGCAGTAACCTACATTTGGAAGGTTCAGATATGCTAAGTTAAAAGTCATTTAATTAGCCTCAGGTACACATCTTTATTACAGCAAAGCATGTGTGTCAAACTCTTCACAGTGTTTGCGTCAGTTTATttattagaaatataaaaatcagGTTCAGATATTCAGGATGATGTTGGAATGCAGGAAAACATATTACTTACCTGCCTTTGCTGGCTTTGTAAGCAAGCACACAGCTACTTAACATTTTGCAATGTTGTACAGACAAACACGCAGTATTTGCTGTCATTGTTCACATCCAGAACAGATGTGAGACTACTGTCCTAGCAAGCCCTCTGTGCAGCAGGCTACTGCTCATTTAAAAAGATTAAGAGGATAGGTCAGAGTGTGGTGAAGTGGCTTGATGTTGTGGTCCAAGGAACTCATTCCAAGAGGATTAGATAGCTTCATGCATTCAGTTCACAATCTTAACTAGCCTTTACatatttgcaaaacatttttttttctctgacactCAAGCAATAAAATATTGGGAAAGCCTTTGCTTTGGAAACTACTTGGATTGCAGCTCCTTTAAGTACTCCACTTGATCTTTTCCATTACATTCCTTCATTTCCTAAAAAAAGCTGAAGTACAGAGATACACAGCAACCCATTTTCTTCATATACCATCCAGAAAGAGAAGTAacttctcttcctccctctggTGGCAAACCCAGGGCTTTTTCTGCCAGTGACGGATCACTGGGGCAACAATGAATTTATCACTCATCTctccaatttctttttctcatatcCAGGCACAATCAACACTATAAAAGTGAAGCTGGATACATGTCAGAGGTCTTGAATAGCTCCTGATGAATTGGTGGTAGATGGCCAGTAAAAGACTTGTTTTGTAGCTTTTATAAATACCATCACCTTGCACCAGCTGGTGTGTGATTCATACAGCCCACCAAAGGAAGCATTTAAAAGTAGAAACAGCCATATAGAAAGGTACCAAACTATTTGATACGTGTTCAGCATCAGAAAGTTTGGCATTAAAATGGAAGGACATTTATGTAATATAACGGCACGTTGCATTTTATCATTTGCTTATAAAATTGTAATTTCTTACTTTAGTTATTTCTAATTCCTCCTAAATAGGCAGAAAACTCTACTCACCTGACTATCATACCAACCCCTTACCTTCTCACCAAGCTTTCTGAGGGCAGTCAGGATTTCCAGTTTCTGTTGGGTGTACAGGTCTCGTGGCAACTTCCCAACCATTAAGTCTCTGTCCATCTGCACACCAGGGGAGAAAAAGTCAAAATATATAAGCTTCCATAATTTTACCCAAAACAACAGCATGAGAAATGCAACAGCCTAAAAATATCATCAGTAGCCATGGACCCACAGCAGTAAGGGACAGAGCTATCTATGATTTGAAAGATGACTGTGAAGTTTTCTGAACGTTCTGCAAATACTCTTTACCCCTAACCTTAACTCACTTGATTTCTCCAAACTTGGATCTCTTTTTGTCCAAAAatgataataatttaaaattatgtattcACACATCACTGGTACATGGAGAAATCCCACCTGATTTCACTTTATCTGGATCTTCAGTTTAGATCTCTGAAATATTGAGTGCACTCTCCAGCCCTCAGTACAATCACAGACTTTCTATTTGCAGTTTCCTCAGTTCACTCTGATAATCCCATTTTTGCTTTGAAGCAGGAAGATAGAAGATAACTCAAGAAATACACATGGTTGCCCCCATTACCTcaataaacatttaaaactgAACAAATACTGAAAGAGAACGTCTCCATCTCTTTTGGACTTGACAACCGAGTTTTCCAGCACACTCAGTGCTTTCCTTGCAATCATTACATACTTGAATCAGTCTGCCTCAAATAAACAGCTTTTGCAGTAAAACAGAAACTTTCACCTCTGCCAGCCTTGTCCTCAATTGCCTCGGCTGCTTCTTTGCAAACATTCTAATCACTTCAGGAGTCTTAAATGCTTGGCTGATGGCTGCTTGTATTGCCTGCAAGGAGAAGAGCAAGAATGACCAGGACTAACAGGAAtcacaaaccccagcagcaagaCGAGACTAATGAGGGCTGAAGAGCATCATCAGTATCCTCTGCATCATTTGATACACAGAGCTCATCTTTTTTTCCATAACCATGGaagtgaaatttttaaaaaattacatttatagaGGGCTAAAAGAATCCTCTAATTAATGTAACTGGACTGAGAAAGAGCTGTGAAACTTTTCATTACTATCCTGGTCTTAATCTCCTACAATGTTAAGGTTGTAATTCATcaatggggttttttcccttttaaaatgaaGACACCTATCCAAATTTTTTACATATACGAGGGtattaaattagaaaatacatTAGTCACATAGATCCAGATTTCACATAAAAATGATAGTGAATCACTTGTATCTATTTGCTGTTTCATCACCTCCAGGCAGAACATGAAGTTTTTTAGCAACACATCGTCCTTACCAGTTGCATGCCACTGAGCTCATCCACCAAAGTCATATCTCCAGACATAATCTTCTTCAGGGAGTCATTGAACTCACTCAGCTGCTCTAGAGTTTCTTTTTTGGTCTCTTCGTACTCGTCTGCGTCCAGCTCCTCTCTGGGAGGAGAGAAGACACACTGATTCACAGGATTGAACCTGAGACACGCCATGGGCACGGGGCATTGGGCCACAGCACGGAGCTTGTTCCCCAGGCAGCACGGAGGAGTTCCCCTCTCTGCAGCCTGTTCTGCTCGGGccctctcagctcctgcccagctcgTGCACCCCTCCCAGCCACCTGCATGGTTCTACACTCACTGATAATAAAAAAGCCCTAGTAATAAACAAGATACCCCACACCTGGAGCAGtatttagaagtatttttggATCTCAACAAAAATAGGTGGCGAGATTGTCTTGCCCAAAGCCGCAGTGCATGAGATTATCTGAGAAGCCTATCTCCCCACTTAGCAATAA is a window from the Vidua macroura isolate BioBank_ID:100142 chromosome 23, ASM2450914v1, whole genome shotgun sequence genome containing:
- the LZIC gene encoding protein LZIC, with translation MASRGTTETSKLKQNLEEQLDRLMQQLQDLEECREELDADEYEETKKETLEQLSEFNDSLKKIMSGDMTLVDELSGMQLAIQAAISQAFKTPEVIRMFAKKQPRQLRTRLAEMDRDLMVGKLPRDLYTQQKLEILTALRKLGEKLTGDDEMFLSTNAGTALSQFERVSTDLGSGDKVFALASVEVEKAKQ